Part of the Mytilus trossulus isolate FHL-02 chromosome 2, PNRI_Mtr1.1.1.hap1, whole genome shotgun sequence genome is shown below.
TTAAATGtaaatagaatcatattcaaaacaatgtggtcctggccattgattgacgacctaaattatccaattgactgggacagattaggtgaacgtttgtctgtaacgaccattgctttttgaatatgattctatatgtACGTGTAATGCCGTCTTCGGTCTTTTGAGTCGATAGAtcaatttgtttctttaaaagtcgtatacatgtagttggtttttgtttttgaaaatcaatCCCCTTATATACGTCCTGAACGTGCATGAAATGTAAACCACTAGATGTTAtaagcaaacaacaataaaaaccCAGATTGTTTGTTCTCAATCAAGATggtatgttttaaatttcagttgTTTTTAAATACTGTCGACGCCTCAAAAAAGCCAATGTGTATTTGATAGCCTTCTTGTGAATAGAAtggttatttttaataaaaactttattaaacAACGTCGCACTGACTTTATACGGTATCAATACAAGTAGTTTTTTAGTCTCAATTAACCTACATAGAAACCAATTGTGATTTCTGTAAGTATTTACGCTTTTTCATGGGTTgatgtaattatataatttaaaactagAAATCAACGAATTTACAACTGGAAGTTTCTCCATTGACAACCACACTTCATCTTGTATTTATTAAGGTTGTTGTGTTATCGTATTCTGTGTACCCCTTTTGTTCgcataataaaaaatgtatgtatcatCGTAATAAGAAAATATGATGCAGTCTGATTAAAATAGTGTACATATCATGTGTCTTAGCATTGCTTACAAGATTTGTGATAAAAGTTTAGACAAATTATCTGTATTCTAGTACGATTGGATATGGTCTATCCACAAAAGCTCAAAAGATGAGTAAggaattataggtcaccgtttggccttcaacaatgagataaCCTATGCCATATATTAAGCTTAAAAGGAAACCGACATGAACAATGTGAGACAAGTCCTGTTTGAAAAGACTGAAAGAGATAAATCTAGCTTTTGTACCAATATACTGTTACAAGATTACATTGGAAACACCAAAAACCGCACCTCTTAGTATGTGTGTATTCTTTGAACAATTAGTAGTTTCTCACGGAAACAAACTTTTAGCCCTTTAATtgatcaacaaaaacaaactaacaCAACACAAATGTTCGGGAAAGTATAAACTATTCCAATGCATACCAGTATTTTGAAGAAGTTAAATTCGCTATGTTGTCATAAACAACCCAAGTCAAGcagaaaataagcaaaacaagtatatatcagtacaataaacttttatttttagtcTTATAGCAAGTTTATGTCAACAATTTAACAACATATTTCAACGTTCAAAGATGTAAACGATCCTATAAAGTTCTATTTCTTTACAGTGTGCGTAAGGTTGTGTTTTGACACTGTTGGGATGGTAATGTTATcgtaatttcaaaatgttattgTTCTTATATCACTGTTTAATATTCTTCTCCTTCTTCTTCACCTTCACCCTCTACGGAGTCAACTCCAACTTCTTCGTAATCCTTCTCAAGAGCAGCCAAATCTTCACGGGCTTCTGAGAATTCTCCTTCCTCCATACCTTCTCCGACGTACCAATGGACGAAAGCACGTTTGGCGTACATCAAGTCAAATTTGTGGTCAAGACGAGCCCAGGCCTCAGCAATGGCGGTTGTGTTGCTCAACATGCAGACGGCTCTCTGTACTTTAGCCAAATCACCTCCTGGTACAACAGTTGGTGGTTGGTAGTTAATTCCGACCTTGAAACCTGTTGGACACCAGTCGACGAACTGGATGGTTCTCTTTGTCTTAATTGTGGCAATGGCAGCGTTGACGTCCTTTGGTACAACATCACCTCTGTACAACATACAACAGGCCATGTACTTTCCGTGACGTGGATCACATTTTACCATCTGGTTAGCTGGTTCGAAACAAGCATTGGTGATCTCGGCAACGGAGAGCTGTTCATGGTATGCCTTCTCGGCAGAGATGACTGGGGCATATGTAGCCAATGGGAAATGAATACGTGGGTATGGTACCAAGTTGGTCTGGAACTCAGTCAAATCGACGTTGAGTGCACCATCGAATCTGAGTGATGCAGTGATCGAGCTGACAATCTGACCAATGAGTCTGTTCAAGTTGGTGTATGTTGGTCTCTCGATGTCCAAGTTACGTCTGCAGATATCGTAGATGGCCTCATTGTCTACCATGAAAGCACAGTCTGAGTGCTCAAGGGTGGTATGGGTGGTCAAGATGGAGTTGTATGGTTCAACGACAGCGGTGGAGATCTGTGGGGCTGGGTAGATAGCGAACTCCAATTTTGATTTCTTTCCATAGTCGACGCTGAGACGCTCCATGAGAAGTGAAGTGAATCCTGATCCGGTACCACCACCGAAGCTGTGGAAGATGAGGAAACCTTGTAGACCGGTACATTGATCAGCCAATTTACGGATTCTGTCCAATACCAAGTCGACGATTTCCTTACCGATGGTGTAGTGACCTCTGGCATAGTTGTTAGCGGCATCCTCCTTTCCAGTGATCAGTTGTTCTGGGTGGAAAAGTTGACGGTAAGTACCAGTTCTGACCTCATctgaaattgtaaataaaaagtataattaaTAAGAAGAACTTTTTCTAGTATTTCAATCATATGGTATTTGGATGAGGATTTACAGAATAGataatatttggaaaaaaaacagagaaaagtggtaaaaaaaagaaatgtgagtATTGAGAAACTAATattcatcatataaaaaaaggaaaaaaaaaagggaaaacgGATAAATACCAGAGAAAATTGcccagaaaattaaaaaatcacaaACGAAGGACACCCCATCAAGACCTTCTTTgcataatgttttattataaacttAATTGtaacttttacatttaaataaaatcaatgaaCCACTTGAGTGTATATTTAACGATAAGGATAATAACTGgtcaatcaaataaaacatgaatggaaaacaattacaaaagaaTTTAAACATGTATGATCATGTTAGTAAAAGTGTGAATTTTTTCAATGTATTACGCGTTTTATGACCAAGTTTGATAGAACtgaaaatttttgacaaaattaaacagTAAATTTGTATGTAAATTTAATAGTTCAAATGAAGTTCACTCATCTCACATGACGGAATAATTTAATCATAGGCTATTATATTTCGACTATTTTTTCTGTGATACCaaaataagttatttaaaaaaaagtactgaATCTTCAACTTACCGACTACTGTTGGCTCAAGATCGACAAAGACAGCTCTTGGTACGTGTTTGCCAGCTCCAGTCTCACTGAAGAAGGTGTTGAAGGAGTCATCACCACCACCAATGGTCTTGTCTGAGGGCATCTGACCATCAGGTTGGATGCCGTGCTCCAAACAGTACAATTCCCAACAGGCATTACCAATCTGGACTCCGGCCTGTCCGACGTGGATGGAAATACATTCTCGCTGAAAAAGCACATACAGACAGTTAAGAACATGAAATTATCAACAACATTTGGCATTAACATTTTCCTATGAATTACAGCTGACATGAACGTCTTAGTCATGCTATTCTGGTATTTGACATACACTTaagaaattaacattatttttttatataagcaaatattttgaattgaaccaaaaataaataaagattgacactatttttaatctattttttgAAACACAGGAACGCTGATATAACAACCTCAGTGGAACAGTCAGACAAATCAGCTATTGCAATGAAAAACCATCAAATGTTTGATTATAAGGAAGTATCTATAGATTAGAAATCttccatttcattttttttttcactttacttatctttaaaattttattcaattctaattgaaaaaaacccaagcgtaaaataaaagataaaagaaacTTGTCATTTATACTGTTCTTGTATcgaaataatcattttcttaaataagtaattacaaaagaaaaccaaaaaatagtgttaatattaaaattgacTTACCATGTTGACGATTTAGTTGTTCTgttactgaaataaaaacaaaaagtccttCGCTCACTGTGACTTGAGGTGTCGTGTGAGAAATAAGGTATAATAATGTTTGCTTCATAACTTCTTGTATTTATACGAAATCCAAAGTCGTTGCTAGGAACAGCAATCAAAAGCTTGGTTTTCTATTGGTTGAAAGTGAGGGACAACAAGATACTAATTCGAAGTCCTCGGACTTTTCGttcaaataattaagaaaagtCCCGAGAATGTCGATCAAGATATTTAAATGTTACCGGTTAATTTGTTTACACGTGTCCCATAGCGATAATAATCATTAACGGTATTTTGACACTCATAACATTTAAGATTAAAAATCaagattaaatttcaatgtGTGTTGATTTTGGAATAAAATCATCTATTTAATCCCTATCCGACATGTCCAAACTACTGTTAATAAGGATTTTACTGACGATAGGATTTCGCAACACAACGAATTgtgtaatttaaaattattattcaacaactcaaagataaataaaaagactgaaattattaaatgaattttgataGGTTTATTACTCATATTTTCCTGTGACTATTATACTAGCATTAGTCCCAGTATACTAGCATTAATCCCACTATTTACTCTTGAataagtttttattaaaaaaaatcaactgcaATTTTATACTAGCTGTTTGCCAAATGTTCAACCAAGGATTTATGAGTATCAAATTATTGGTCCAATTTAAAACTGTCTGTGCTTTAACCTATATCActtttttgcattgtttttatgaaagatttttttatagtgtacaaattaaatttaatttaacattcaGTGACGTTAATTTTAAAGTTGGAAAAACttgaaaagaagaaaataagaaatatacgAAAATAGTaccaaatataacaaaagaagataataagacaactcttcacaagagactaaaattacacagaaattaacagttaCAGGTCATcgtatggctttcaacaataagcaaaccccataccacatagtcagcgtTAAAATGTCCCGAattgacaaatgttaaacaattcaaacaagaaaacgaACGGCTTGATTTATGTAAcataaaaatgaacgaaaaacaaaactaatatTTACACATcaacaacgacaaccactgaattacaggctcttgacttgggacaggcagaTACATTGATATATCAAAGgttattttattatgttacaGATCAAACAAAAGCACTAaacataaatattgtatttcttAATCAAACACAAAATCTATTACGAATTTGGTAGTTATTACAGAGAAATATATAGTATGTAGTTGTATTATATAATCTTATAAGTCTCTGGTTATTAGTCGTTCTTCAAGTTTTCAAATACCAATATTATATATGAGATATTTAATCTATTATAATTGTATCCAGGTATAATTCATCAAGTATTTACATGACTAACGTAATTGATtccatatatttaaatatttctgcctgcattcaaatgttcaaaaattcaaattgagCATTAATTTAAAACGAAAATGTGTTGTACACAATTAGACATACTACCAATGCaaagattaatttattttaaggtACAAATTGCTcataattaaattcaaaagGTGTACACAATagtaattaacaaaatatgcctgTTAGcaattcattttaataattgCATATTAGTAAGGGGGGCAAGGGGGTTCCAaataacagcaaaacagcaaattgatttggcttatgaattaaaatggacaaaaacagataacagtaaatgaaatattcaaataagtcGGGTCCTTGACAAATCCGGTATTTCTTATTACGGGTATAATCCTTTGTAATGAATTCCATTTTCTATGAACATGGGTTTTAGAATTATGTATCTAGATATGTATTTGGTATATTCTTGTCCGTTCTTCGTCAACATGTCGGACATAAACTCAAACACTCTTTAACcaatttacataaaactttgGGAAATTgatatatctattgacgtgagctccctgtcgttttttttttaataaattttagatCTTCTGAGTAACGgggttttattcaataaaaatggtgcttttttcttcagttttctgATAATATCTCAACAATCCTTTCACAAATTTGCAAAGAATTTTGATGAATTgattatatctattgacatgagctcaatataaatttaagattttacgTTTCCGAGTTAAGGGGTTTTATTAATTGAAGAGGGGGGATTTTCTAGTTTGCGGACATTAACACAAACACGTTTTCAGTagttctcatgaaactttgCTGAATTATTTTTGTCTATTGTTGTAAGCGCCCTTTcgattttttattaattttcgaTTTTATGTTATTCAATTAAGgggtttattcattaaaaaagatggtattttccagttttcggataatatctcaaaaatgtttttagcAGTTCTCATGATACTttgatgtattgtttatatacatgatatatattgcCTTACTGAAGCTCCCTTTCAGTTTTTGTGAATAtctgatatgacattgagaTGTTatcgaatatttaaaaaaggcgACGGGAtgatcatgcgctcatggcgtagctgtttatttgtatatagggtagaaaaatcaaaaacaccaattaaaagcatgcaatttatcaagtacctCGGACCaattttgacactccaaaagtactttattccactattttcaaaggccttatttgtaaaaaaaattatcaggtttttgatttttccaagTCTACTAGTAAGTAGAATACATAGTGCAGTAGGgtaacaatggcttgaagacgaaataaaccTTTGATTGTAATGAGTTATGTGCAGCTTCGGAACCCAGTACATGGTGGGAACCGtttcattgtacaatgtatttcGTTCTGCTTTAAAAAGAGCTGAGTCTATGTACCATATACTATAAAAGGTTAGCTGGTTGTAAGAACCTAGTCCTTAATTGAGATCCTTGTCAGATATTCCTAGccatattttttcctttttttcatattaaaaattattctaatttaatatgtttgtaCGGGAAACAACGAACATTATCCTcctcatacaaaaaaataagatacttctaaataaattttccaaaaaaaatggaatgtatTACAAAGGATAATTATAAGATGTACTGGAATTGTCCTGGACCTCACTTCTGTAATGGGTATATGTTAATAGAATCCTTAATGGATAACattacaattttcaataacagttaacagcaaatacattatcacaataaaataacagacaacaaaaaaactaaaagcccaataacagctaacagaGAATAcgacaataacagctaacagcaaatatattttcagaataacagataacaaagaattaaaatgccccataacagcattgttttatgttattcttaacatttgtatacttttaatttgttttatgttttatgtataaaattgagaatggaaatggggaatgtgtcaaagagacaacaacccgaccatataaaaaaaacaaaaataacagcagaaggtcaccaacaggtcttcaatgtagcgagaaattcccgcatccggaggcgtccttcagctggcccctaaacaagtatatactagttcagtgataatgaacgccatactaatttccaaattgtacacaagaagctaaaattaaaaaaatacaagactaacaaaagccagaggctcccgacttgggacaggcgcaaaaatgcggcggggttaaacatgtttatgagatctcaaccctccccctatacctctagccaatgtagaaaagtaaatgcataacaatacgaacatttaaaattcaattcaagagaagtccgagtctgatgtcaaaagatgtaaccaaagaaaataaacaaaatgacaacaatacataaataacaacagactactagcagttaactgacatgccagctccagacttcagttaaaatgattgaaagattatgatttcatcatatgaatatcaggcacaatccttcccgttaggggtttagtatcataccatcataacatatatgagaagaacataacccgtgtcatgccaacaactggtttttgaataaatttatatatatatataaatatatgtgcatgtatataccattttttatagtctctcataactctttttagagtggctcttgttttatattgtattatttaaattgtaatattatgtaaatgttttagaaGAAGTGAgactcaaataaaatattgtcttgtcttgtcttgcaTAACAGCTAAACCCCTTGCCCCCCTCTCATtagtgattgattgttggtgttttaacgcccCTTTTAAGCGCCATTTTATGGCTTTTTGggtggaggaagccgaagtGCTCGGAGAAAACCACGGAACTTTAAAAGAAACTTGAAAACTTACTAACCTAGTCAGTTGGCCACCGAGGCCCCTTTTTATCGAAAAAGCGATCCGACATTCCGTCGTCGtagtcgtcgtcgtcggcggcggcgtcaacaaatattcactctgtggttaatttttttttatttaaaaaaaaaaggatttccACTTAACTTGGACCGaagtttatttattatcataaaatagtatcgagattttttttaaaaccccTCTTTGTCCgcattttacttataaatggactatTTTCTACCATTTaatattacattcactctgtggataaagtttttggaaatttaataactttcttaaactatccttgattTCTACCAatcttggacagaagctttttttatgatcaaaagctagtatctagaaggacattttctaaaataaatttcctgtttttctatatattaacATTACATGCAATCTGCAGTTTAAGTCCtacaaacatttattagattcataaagtaggcgagacactgggttccgcggaacccttaaaAAAATCTCCTTAAAGGTATGGGGTCTCAaactgtctgtctgtctgtctgtctgtctgtctgtctgtctgtctgtctgtctgtctgtctgtctgtctgtctgtctgtctgtctgtctgtctgtctgtctgtctgtctgtctgtctgtctgtctgtctgtctgtctgtctgtctgtctgtctgtctgtctgtctgtctgtctgtctgtctgtctgtctgtctgtctgtctgtctgtctgtctgtctgtctgtctgtctgtctgtctgtctg
Proteins encoded:
- the LOC134706580 gene encoding tubulin alpha-1A chain is translated as MRECISIHVGQAGVQIGNACWELYCLEHGIQPDGQMPSDKTIGGGDDSFNTFFSETGAGKHVPRAVFVDLEPTVVDEVRTGTYRQLFHPEQLITGKEDAANNYARGHYTIGKEIVDLVLDRIRKLADQCTGLQGFLIFHSFGGGTGSGFTSLLMERLSVDYGKKSKLEFAIYPAPQISTAVVEPYNSILTTHTTLEHSDCAFMVDNEAIYDICRRNLDIERPTYTNLNRLIGQIVSSITASLRFDGALNVDLTEFQTNLVPYPRIHFPLATYAPVISAEKAYHEQLSVAEITNACFEPANQMVKCDPRHGKYMACCMLYRGDVVPKDVNAAIATIKTKRTIQFVDWCPTGFKVGINYQPPTVVPGGDLAKVQRAVCMLSNTTAIAEAWARLDHKFDLMYAKRAFVHWYVGEGMEEGEFSEAREDLAALEKDYEEVGVDSVEGEGEEEGEEY